The Ahaetulla prasina isolate Xishuangbanna chromosome 4, ASM2864084v1, whole genome shotgun sequence genome has a window encoding:
- the CCM2 gene encoding cerebral cavernous malformations 2 protein: MEEEGKRGKKPGIVSPFKRVFLKGEKGRDKKAQEKVTERRALHTVPLALPDRFEPDVLLNDYIEKEVKYLGQITSVPGYLNPSSRTEILHLIDTAKRAHQLPGQLTHEHDALVSVSAYNVKLLWRDSEDLILRVPIHDIASVSYIRDDSSHLVVLKTAQEPGLSPSQSLCAESCKALTSGSLSESGMVPVEACCLVILATENKVTGEELCSLLSQVFHIVYTESTIDFLDRAIFDGATTPTRHLSIHSDDSSTKVDVKDPYEAEVSTFSFPESLDTGCNSPTSFSAQPSPPAKTASDSELSTTATELLQDYMMTLRTKLSSHEIQQFAMLLHEYRNGASVHEFCVNLRHLYGDSRKFLLLGLRPFIPEKDSQYFENFLETIGVKDGRGIITDSFGRYRWTVRSASNSATNGNGATGSSDDQSAPSEGDEWDRMISDISNDIEALGCSLDQDSS, translated from the exons CCTGGGATCGTCTCCCCGTTCAAGCGGGTCTTCCTGAAAGGGGAGAAGGGGCGCGACAAGAAAGCCCAGGAGAAAGTCACCGAACGGCGGGCGCTGCACACGGTCCCGTTGGCTTTGCCGGATCGCTTCGAGCCGGATGTCCTCTTGAACGACTACATCGAGAAGGAAGTGAAG TATTTGGGTCAAATAACGTCGGTTCCAGGATATCTGAATCCCTCCAGCCGAACCGAAATTCTTCATTTAATTGATACTGCAAAG CGGGCTCACCAGCTTCCCGGCCAGCTGACCCACGAGCACGATGCCCTGGTCAGCGTCTCGGCTTACAACGTCAAGCTCCTCTGGCGTGACAGCGAGGACCTCATCCTCCGGGTGCCCATCCATGACATCGCGTCGGTGTCGTATATCCGGGACGATTCCTCCCATCTGGTGGTGTTGAAGACAG CTCAGGAGCCCGGCCTCTCCCCCAGCCAGAGTCTTTGTGCCGAAAGCTGCAAAGCGCTCACCTCCGGCTCTCTTTCGGAGAGTGGCATGGTGCCTGTCGAAGCCTGTTGCCTGGTGATCCTTGCCACGGAGAATAAG GTCACCGGTGAGGAACTCTGCTCCCTCCTCAGCCAAGTCTTCCACATTGTTTACACGGAATCTACTATAGACTTCCTGGACAGAGCGATCTTTGATGGGGCCACCACACCCACCCGGCATCTCTCCATACACAGCG ATGACTCGTCGACCAAAGTGGACGTCAAAGACCCCTATGAAGCTGAAGTCAGCACATT CTCTTTCCCAGAATCCTTAGATACGGGGTGCAACTCCCCCACCTCCTTCTCAGCCCAGCCATCTCCCCCCGCCAAAACAGCCAGCGACAGCGAGTTGAGCACGACAGCGACGGAACTCCTGCAGGACTACATGATGACG TTACGGACGAAGCTTTCCTCGCACGAGATCCAACAGTTCGCCATGCTTCTGCACGAGTACCGCAATGGGGCCTCCGTCCATGAGTTCTGTGTCAACCTGCGACATCTCTACGGAGACAGCCGGAAATTCCTTCTGCTGG GTCTCCGTCCCTTCATCCCCGAGAAGGACAGCCAATACTTCGAGAACTTCCTCGAGACCATCGGCGTGAAGGACGGGCGGGGCATCATCACAGATAGCTTCGGCCGGTACCGGTGGACAGTGAGATCCGCCTCCAACTCCGCCACCAACGGCAATGGCGCCACCGGAAGCTCCGATGACCAGTCGGCACCATCGGAGGGTGATGAGTGGGACCGGATGATCTCCGACATCAGCAACGACATCGAAGCCTTGGGGTGCAGCTTGGATCAAGATTCGTCGTGA